The following are encoded in a window of bacterium SCSIO 12643 genomic DNA:
- a CDS encoding pyridoxamine 5'-phosphate oxidase family protein: protein MGKRIPELTNELIRFIEQQKMFFVGTARSEGTVNISPKAMDSLRVIDKNTIVWLNLTGSGNETATHLLENDRMTIMFMAFDGKPLILRLYGNAKAYHPRDEKYQECILMFPDDPGARQIIVMQVNLVQSSCGYAVPFMEFKEDRNILKSWSEKQGRDRIKEYWKEKNSISLDGFHTGIIE, encoded by the coding sequence ATGGGAAAAAGGATTCCGGAATTAACCAATGAACTCATACGGTTTATTGAGCAACAAAAGATGTTTTTTGTTGGGACGGCAAGAAGTGAAGGAACAGTAAATATTTCTCCGAAAGCGATGGATTCTCTTCGAGTAATTGATAAAAACACTATTGTATGGTTGAATCTGACAGGAAGCGGAAATGAAACGGCAACTCATTTATTAGAGAATGATAGAATGACCATAATGTTTATGGCTTTTGATGGGAAACCATTAATCCTAAGACTTTATGGGAACGCTAAAGCATATCATCCCAGAGATGAAAAATATCAAGAATGTATTTTAATGTTTCCTGATGATCCGGGAGCCAGGCAAATTATCGTAATGCAAGTCAATTTGGTTCAAAGTTCATGTGGTTATGCAGTTCCGTTTATGGAGTTTAAAGAAGATCGAAATATTTTGAAATCGTGGTCGGAAAAACAAGGGCGAGATCGTATCAAAGAATATTGGAAAGAGAAGAATTCCATTAGCCTGGATGGTTTTCATACCGGAATTATTGAATAA
- a CDS encoding YbaB/EbfC family nucleoid-associated protein, producing MFGDLKNKINQGKDELNKRMDSAYVRSASPSKMIEVIANGNRQIIDLKVQSEIYEDPEQFEDELIITLNQALEKADVMYQEEMKTAMKGYMPNIPGLDGLLD from the coding sequence ATGTTTGGTGATTTAAAGAACAAAATCAATCAGGGAAAAGACGAGTTGAATAAAAGAATGGATAGCGCATATGTTCGTTCTGCTTCTCCTAGTAAAATGATTGAGGTAATTGCCAATGGCAATAGACAGATTATAGATCTAAAAGTTCAATCGGAGATTTATGAAGATCCTGAGCAGTTTGAAGATGAACTTATCATCACTTTAAATCAAGCTTTAGAAAAAGCAGATGTGATGTATCAGGAAGAAATGAAAACGGCAATGAAAGGCTATATGCCTAATATTCCCGGACTAGATGGATTATTAGATTAA
- a CDS encoding tRNA-dihydrouridine synthase family protein has protein sequence MNHKLLSSPLQGFTDYRFRNAFHEIFGGIDTFYAPYIRLYGKLEIKNSYQIDLQPENNRVPELIPQVMTNDVEEFLLVIRYVQSLGYKELNWNLGCPYPMATKKGMGSGLIANPERIDQILSRAHVETDIVISMKMRMGYLDPKEILDVFPILEKYPIKNVAIHARIGKQLYKGGVDLDSFQNCVDQSPHQLYYNGDITSVDRFNEMKERFPSIHHWMIGRGLIADPFLPQMIKNQTTQYPNNRVECLREFHDTLFDQYGMSLSGASHLLSKMRNFWEYYALTFANPQKAFKRIKKAKNIGAYRIAVNENLLIEKNEEIVT, from the coding sequence CATGAAATATTTGGTGGAATCGATACATTTTATGCGCCCTATATTCGATTGTATGGTAAATTGGAAATCAAGAATAGCTACCAAATAGACCTGCAACCTGAAAATAATAGAGTACCTGAATTGATTCCTCAGGTGATGACAAATGATGTTGAGGAGTTTCTTTTGGTGATCCGATATGTTCAAAGTTTAGGTTATAAAGAATTGAATTGGAATTTGGGATGCCCTTATCCCATGGCGACAAAAAAGGGGATGGGTTCAGGATTAATCGCAAACCCGGAACGTATTGATCAGATATTGAGTCGGGCGCATGTGGAAACTGATATTGTAATTTCCATGAAAATGCGAATGGGATATTTAGACCCTAAAGAAATTTTGGATGTATTTCCTATTTTAGAAAAATATCCAATTAAAAATGTAGCCATTCACGCAAGAATAGGGAAACAGCTATACAAAGGAGGCGTTGATTTAGATTCATTTCAAAATTGTGTGGATCAATCACCACATCAATTATATTACAATGGGGATATAACTTCGGTAGATAGATTTAACGAAATGAAGGAAAGGTTTCCTTCTATTCATCATTGGATGATTGGCAGAGGTTTAATTGCTGATCCGTTTTTACCTCAAATGATTAAAAATCAAACAACGCAGTATCCTAACAATAGAGTAGAGTGTTTACGAGAGTTTCATGATACATTGTTTGATCAATATGGGATGTCATTATCTGGCGCAAGTCATTTACTGTCTAAGATGAGAAATTTTTGGGAGTATTATGCGTTGACCTTTGCGAATCCTCAAAAGGCATTCAAGCGAATCAAAAAGGCTAAAAACATAGGCGCATATCGCATAGCGGTAAATGAGAATTTGTTAATTGAAAAGAATGAGGAGATAGTTACTTAA
- the xerD gene encoding site-specific tyrosine recombinase XerD, producing the protein MNSWNSYIQEFRSYLKIERSLSPNTIEGYIEDMFKLQQYMEMEHPGVSPKKVETQHIRSFLKYITDLGLAITSQNRILSGIKSFYKYLLLDDQIDQSPADKIETARAGRKLPDTLSNDEVESLLAAIDRSKPEGERNIAIIEVLYGCGLRVSELVNLKISNIYFNDDFIRVTGKGDKQRLVPLGGMAKKHILIYMNEIRIHLKIQKGHEDFLFLNRRGKQLTRVMIFTIIKTLAEKAGIHKNISPHTLRHSFATELIQRGADLRAIQDMLGHESITTTEIYTHLNQNDLLDTIIQYHPRS; encoded by the coding sequence ATGAATTCCTGGAATAGCTACATACAAGAATTTCGATCTTATCTAAAAATAGAGCGTTCTTTATCTCCCAATACCATTGAAGGGTATATTGAAGATATGTTTAAGCTACAGCAATATATGGAAATGGAACATCCAGGTGTTTCCCCTAAAAAAGTAGAAACACAACACATCCGTTCTTTTTTAAAGTATATCACTGACTTAGGTCTGGCGATTACCTCTCAAAACAGAATTCTTTCCGGGATTAAATCATTTTATAAATACCTTTTATTAGACGATCAAATTGATCAAAGTCCTGCGGATAAAATAGAAACCGCTCGTGCAGGTCGTAAACTCCCGGATACACTTTCTAATGATGAAGTCGAATCATTATTAGCAGCTATTGATAGAAGTAAGCCCGAAGGCGAACGTAATATTGCCATCATTGAAGTTTTATATGGATGTGGCCTACGCGTGAGCGAACTGGTAAATCTCAAGATTTCCAATATCTATTTTAATGATGATTTTATTCGGGTTACCGGAAAGGGAGATAAACAACGTTTAGTACCCCTTGGGGGAATGGCTAAAAAGCATATTCTGATTTATATGAACGAAATCCGAATTCATCTCAAGATTCAAAAAGGACATGAGGACTTCTTATTTCTGAATAGACGTGGGAAGCAATTAACCCGTGTAATGATCTTCACCATCATCAAAACATTGGCTGAAAAAGCTGGAATTCATAAAAATATCAGTCCACATACCTTACGACATTCTTTTGCAACAGAATTGATTCAACGTGGTGCGGATTTACGTGCTATACAAGACATGCTAGGTCATGAATCAATTACTACCACAGAAATCTATACCCATTTAAATCAAAACGATTTATTGGATACCATAATCCAATATCACCCAAGAAGTTAA
- a CDS encoding anti-sigma factor produces MNTLKTIGLLAVAGLVTLSSCKKDDDESTTPTSGDLVLNISGLEDLGSKYTYENWLIVNGSPVSAGTFNVDASGNMSKTSFSVGLSNLNSATEYVLTIEPVPDSDPNPSDVHLLGGNFSGNTADLTVSHSKAIGNDFTSATGGYILATPTDGGMNTNENSGVWWLDPNAGPGATLSLPTLPAGWEYEGWAVIDGQPVTTGKFTSVSGADDSAPYSETVAPGPPFPGEDFLINAPSGLTFPTDLAGKTVVISVEPKPDNSAAPFLLKPLVGPVPAGAMGHTVYNMNNNASATNPTGNAKR; encoded by the coding sequence ATGAACACACTTAAAACAATTGGATTACTTGCCGTAGCAGGACTCGTTACATTAAGTAGCTGTAAAAAAGATGATGATGAATCAACAACCCCAACCTCTGGAGACCTGGTCTTAAATATTTCCGGATTGGAAGATTTAGGTAGCAAATACACCTATGAAAACTGGTTAATCGTGAATGGTAGCCCGGTTTCTGCAGGTACATTTAATGTCGATGCTTCAGGTAATATGTCTAAGACATCATTTTCAGTTGGACTCAGTAATTTGAACAGTGCAACTGAATATGTATTAACCATCGAACCAGTACCAGACAGTGACCCAAATCCAAGCGATGTACACTTATTAGGAGGAAACTTTAGCGGCAATACTGCTGATTTAACGGTATCACATAGCAAAGCTATTGGGAATGATTTTACTTCGGCTACCGGAGGCTATATATTGGCAACTCCAACAGATGGAGGAATGAATACAAATGAAAACAGTGGAGTTTGGTGGTTAGATCCTAACGCAGGACCAGGAGCCACATTATCCTTACCTACTTTACCAGCTGGATGGGAATATGAAGGATGGGCAGTTATTGATGGTCAACCTGTAACCACAGGAAAATTCACATCTGTTAGTGGTGCTGATGATTCTGCACCATATAGTGAAACTGTAGCACCTGGGCCTCCATTTCCAGGGGAAGATTTCCTAATCAATGCGCCAAGCGGTTTAACTTTCCCAACGGATTTAGCTGGAAAAACTGTAGTTATTTCTGTAGAACCTAAACCAGACAACAGTGCAGCTCCGTTCTTATTAAAACCTTTAGTTGGACCTGTGCCAGCAGGGGCCATGGGTCATACGGTTTATAATATGAATAACAACGCTTCTGCAACAAATCCTACTGGAAACGCAAAAAGATAA
- a CDS encoding septum formation initiator family protein, with amino-acid sequence MLKAYWDKVPKWLKNRYSLTLIAFTVWMLFFDSNDAFMLYKLDNELQQIRSEKEYFEERIETTKADLDNLLNDNQKLEKFAREKYLMKNSDEDIFVITVEE; translated from the coding sequence ATGTTAAAAGCATATTGGGATAAGGTGCCGAAATGGCTAAAGAACAGATATTCATTGACATTAATAGCGTTCACTGTCTGGATGTTGTTTTTTGACTCTAACGATGCTTTTATGTTGTACAAACTAGATAATGAACTACAACAAATTCGCTCTGAAAAAGAATACTTTGAAGAAAGAATTGAAACTACCAAAGCAGATTTAGATAATTTACTGAACGACAACCAAAAGTTGGAAAAATTTGCACGCGAAAAATATCTGATGAAAAATAGTGATGAAGATATTTTTGTAATTACGGTAGAAGAATAA
- a CDS encoding YgiQ family radical SAM protein — protein MIHRPLSDWLPITKKEVKNRGWEELDVILISGDAYVDHPSFGPAVIGRIIESYGFKIGIIPQPNWRDDLHEFKKLGKPKYFFGVTAGCMDSMVNHYTAGLRKRSTDAYTPGGQSGFRPDYAASEYSKILKKLYPDVPVIIGGIEASLRRVTHYDYWSDKLVPSILKSSGADLLVYGMGEAPLREILQLLDKGVPFSQLTMVKQTAYMKPIAEGIPKNKKWQDKTLASHEVCLKDKKKFAANFKIIEQESNKVNAHRIVQQVGQDHLIINPPYDTMSEKEMDHAFDLPYTRLPHPKYKFRGPIPAYDMIKFSINMHRGCFGGCSFCTISAHQGKFIASRSEKSILKEVEQVTEMEDFKGYISDLGGPSANMYKLKGKVKEICDRCVAPSCIHPVVCDNLDTNHDAMTQIYKKVDALPKVKKAFIGSGIRYDLLTRSYNKKADKSLEPYMEQVLRRHVSGRLKVAPEHSSDHTLKLMRKPKFEHFQEFKKKFDQIDKKYNLNQQLVPYFISSHPGCHEEDMANLAADTKDLGFQLEQVQDFTPTPMTVATVAYYSGYHPYTLQPVFTAKTPKEKKNQHRFFFWYKKENHQWIRDHLTKIDRHDLVEKLLKFPAKKKHKVISNEILTDPQEKKSNGSKSTHRKKKKSFKAKSNANGFSKNPQRKKESRNNPKSFGAKKRRK, from the coding sequence ATGATTCATCGTCCATTATCTGATTGGTTACCGATCACAAAGAAAGAGGTAAAGAACCGAGGCTGGGAAGAACTTGATGTGATTTTAATATCAGGTGATGCCTATGTGGACCATCCTTCTTTTGGGCCAGCTGTCATTGGACGAATCATTGAAAGTTACGGTTTTAAGATTGGAATTATTCCTCAACCTAACTGGCGTGATGATTTACATGAATTTAAAAAACTAGGGAAACCTAAATACTTCTTTGGTGTAACTGCCGGTTGTATGGATTCCATGGTGAATCATTATACTGCAGGTCTACGTAAACGTTCTACTGATGCCTATACTCCTGGAGGACAATCCGGTTTTAGGCCAGATTATGCGGCTTCGGAATACTCCAAAATCCTGAAAAAGTTATATCCGGATGTTCCAGTAATTATTGGTGGAATTGAGGCTTCTTTAAGGCGTGTAACGCATTATGATTATTGGTCTGATAAATTGGTTCCTTCTATCCTAAAGTCAAGTGGGGCGGATTTATTGGTTTATGGAATGGGAGAAGCTCCATTAAGAGAAATTCTACAGCTTTTGGACAAAGGTGTTCCATTTAGCCAATTGACCATGGTGAAGCAAACAGCTTATATGAAACCTATTGCTGAAGGGATTCCTAAAAACAAAAAATGGCAGGATAAAACTTTAGCATCTCATGAAGTTTGCTTAAAAGACAAGAAAAAGTTTGCTGCCAATTTCAAGATTATAGAGCAAGAGTCTAATAAAGTCAATGCGCACCGTATTGTTCAACAAGTTGGTCAGGATCATTTGATTATCAATCCTCCGTATGATACTATGTCAGAAAAAGAGATGGATCATGCATTTGATTTACCTTATACCAGACTTCCACATCCGAAGTATAAATTCAGAGGTCCAATCCCTGCATATGATATGATCAAATTTTCGATCAATATGCACCGAGGATGTTTTGGTGGATGTAGCTTTTGTACTATTTCGGCACATCAGGGAAAGTTCATTGCCAGTCGCTCAGAAAAATCCATTTTAAAGGAAGTGGAACAGGTTACCGAAATGGAAGACTTCAAAGGCTATATATCGGATTTAGGAGGACCTTCAGCCAATATGTATAAACTGAAGGGGAAGGTGAAAGAAATCTGCGACCGTTGTGTGGCGCCATCTTGTATCCACCCGGTAGTTTGTGACAATTTGGATACGAATCACGATGCCATGACCCAGATTTATAAAAAGGTAGATGCTTTACCTAAAGTGAAGAAAGCCTTTATTGGAAGTGGGATTCGTTACGACCTACTCACACGATCGTATAACAAAAAGGCCGATAAGTCTCTCGAACCATATATGGAACAGGTTTTACGCAGACATGTTTCTGGCAGATTGAAAGTAGCTCCCGAGCATAGTTCTGATCATACACTCAAACTAATGCGTAAACCAAAGTTTGAGCACTTTCAGGAGTTTAAAAAGAAATTTGATCAGATCGATAAAAAGTATAACCTCAATCAACAACTGGTTCCTTATTTCATTTCGAGCCACCCTGGATGTCATGAAGAAGATATGGCTAATCTGGCTGCTGATACCAAAGATTTAGGTTTTCAATTAGAGCAGGTTCAGGATTTCACTCCTACTCCAATGACCGTAGCTACGGTAGCATATTACTCGGGGTATCATCCATACACATTGCAACCTGTATTTACGGCTAAAACCCCAAAAGAGAAGAAAAACCAACATCGATTTTTCTTTTGGTATAAAAAAGAAAACCATCAGTGGATCAGAGACCATTTGACTAAAATTGACCGACACGATCTGGTGGAGAAACTATTGAAGTTCCCCGCTAAAAAGAAACATAAAGTTATTTCAAACGAAATTCTGACCGATCCTCAAGAGAAAAAATCAAACGGTTCTAAATCTACGCATCGTAAAAAGAAAAAATCATTTAAGGCCAAATCCAATGCGAATGGTTTTTCAAAAAACCCTCAGCGTAAAAAAGAAAGTCGAAATAATCCAAAATCATTCGGAGCAAAAAAGAGAAGAAAATGA
- the scpA gene encoding methylmalonyl-CoA mutase, protein MRKTFAHINIKEALQKASNSNKSVSETSSWKAPEQIDIPKNLNDQIQSPAMQEGYVAGLAPYLRGPYSTMYASRPWTVRQYAGFSTAEESNAFYRRNLAAGQKGLSVAFDLATHRGYDSDHERVEGDVGKAGVAIDSVEDMKILFDQIPLDKMSVSMTMNGAVLPIMAFYIVAAEEQGVTPEKLAGTIQNDILKEFMVRNTYIYPPTPSMKIIADIFQYTSKNMPKFNSISISGYHMQEAGATADIELAYTLADGLEYVRTGLANGLDIDQFAPRLSFFWAIGMNHFMEIAKMRAGRLIWAKLIKQFDPKNPKSMALRTHCQTSGWSLTEQDPFNNVTRTCVEALAAALGGTQSLHTNALDEAIALPTDFSARIARNTQIYLQEETGITNVVDPWGGSKYIEYLTEEIANKAWALIQEVEELGGMTKAIETGLPKLRIEEAAARKQARIDAGKDVIVGVNQFQVESTEELEILDVDNTAVRLSQIERINSIKESRDQEACQKALSALEEAANTGNGNLLELAVNAARLRATLGEISLALENAFGRFKATTQSVKGVYSSEAMHNKDFKTAIDKTNEFAELAGRRPRIMVAKMGQDGHDRGAKVISTSFADIGFDVDIGPLFQTPEEAAKQAVENDVHILGVSSLAAGHKTLVPQVIAELKKYDREDIMVIAGGVIPQQDYEFLYEAGVLGIFGPGTNISKAAIEILDILITAKSNN, encoded by the coding sequence ATGCGTAAAACATTTGCACATATCAATATAAAGGAGGCTTTACAAAAAGCTTCAAATTCAAATAAGTCAGTTTCAGAAACATCCTCATGGAAAGCACCTGAACAAATTGACATTCCGAAAAATTTGAATGACCAGATTCAGTCTCCGGCAATGCAAGAAGGTTATGTTGCTGGATTGGCTCCATACCTACGTGGACCATATTCTACAATGTATGCTTCGCGCCCGTGGACGGTTAGACAGTATGCCGGATTCAGTACTGCCGAAGAATCAAATGCCTTTTACAGACGAAATTTAGCAGCCGGACAAAAAGGTCTTTCTGTAGCTTTTGATTTGGCAACACACCGTGGATACGATTCTGATCACGAACGTGTGGAAGGAGATGTTGGAAAAGCAGGTGTGGCTATTGACTCTGTGGAGGACATGAAAATTTTATTCGATCAAATTCCATTGGATAAAATGTCCGTTTCCATGACTATGAATGGTGCGGTATTACCTATCATGGCCTTTTATATTGTTGCAGCTGAAGAACAAGGAGTAACTCCTGAAAAGTTAGCCGGTACGATTCAAAATGATATTTTGAAGGAGTTTATGGTACGAAATACCTATATCTACCCTCCTACACCTTCAATGAAAATTATTGCGGATATTTTTCAATACACTTCGAAAAATATGCCGAAATTTAATTCCATAAGTATATCCGGATATCACATGCAAGAAGCTGGTGCAACGGCTGACATTGAGTTGGCTTACACATTGGCAGATGGTTTGGAATATGTACGTACAGGGTTAGCAAATGGATTAGATATTGATCAATTTGCTCCACGATTATCATTTTTCTGGGCGATTGGTATGAATCATTTTATGGAGATTGCCAAGATGCGTGCGGGTCGTTTGATCTGGGCAAAACTGATCAAGCAATTCGATCCAAAGAATCCAAAATCAATGGCTTTGAGAACGCATTGTCAAACCTCAGGATGGAGTTTAACAGAGCAAGATCCTTTTAACAATGTAACCAGAACTTGTGTAGAGGCTTTAGCGGCTGCATTAGGTGGTACGCAGTCTTTGCATACCAATGCATTGGATGAAGCTATTGCACTACCTACGGATTTCTCGGCTAGAATTGCCAGAAATACACAAATTTACTTGCAGGAAGAAACGGGAATCACCAATGTAGTTGATCCTTGGGGTGGGTCTAAATACATTGAGTATTTGACCGAAGAAATTGCAAATAAAGCCTGGGCTCTGATTCAAGAAGTAGAAGAATTGGGCGGGATGACTAAAGCAATAGAAACGGGTCTACCTAAACTTAGAATTGAAGAAGCTGCCGCAAGAAAACAAGCCAGAATCGATGCTGGAAAAGATGTTATTGTAGGTGTGAACCAATTTCAGGTGGAATCTACAGAAGAACTAGAAATCTTAGATGTGGATAATACTGCTGTAAGGTTATCTCAAATTGAACGTATCAATTCAATTAAAGAGTCCCGTGACCAGGAAGCTTGTCAAAAAGCTTTATCTGCGTTAGAAGAAGCAGCCAATACTGGAAATGGTAATCTATTAGAACTTGCAGTTAATGCTGCGCGTTTACGTGCGACATTGGGTGAGATTTCTTTAGCATTGGAAAACGCATTCGGTAGATTTAAAGCAACAACTCAATCTGTAAAAGGAGTTTATTCTTCAGAAGCTATGCACAACAAAGATTTTAAAACCGCTATTGATAAGACCAATGAATTTGCTGAGTTAGCAGGCCGTAGACCACGTATTATGGTGGCTAAAATGGGCCAGGATGGTCATGATCGTGGCGCAAAAGTTATTTCTACTTCATTTGCCGATATTGGATTTGACGTGGATATCGGTCCATTATTCCAAACACCGGAAGAAGCTGCGAAACAAGCAGTGGAAAATGATGTTCATATTTTAGGGGTATCTTCTCTGGCTGCTGGTCATAAAACACTGGTTCCTCAGGTTATTGCAGAACTTAAAAAATATGATCGTGAAGATATTATGGTAATTGCTGGTGGAGTGATTCCGCAACAGGATTACGAATTTTTATACGAAGCCGGAGTACTAGGTATTTTTGGTCCTGGAACCAACATTTCTAAGGCAGCTATTGAAATTCTGGATATTTTAATCACAGCTAAAAGCAATAATTAA
- a CDS encoding 2-dehydropantoate 2-reductase has product MKILIVGIGGVGGFFGGKLAHKYQDNTDVEIFFLARGAHLNQIQKNGLRIKHLGEELICHPDKASDNPKDFGKVDLIIYCTKAYGVEAVAEQLVPNMHAGTRVLTLLNGVDSYEKLVDKYPDHNVINGCVYILSRIESPGVIENFGQKHQLFFGYDHSNISTLKPLEEIFQNAGITAKLTDSISEITWAKFIFISAVATSTSYYDIALGEILADQDKRAVLVQLIREVKEVGLKKEIIIAEDIEKDILNKLEKLPFETTSSMQRDFRQQKQTEVQSLTEYVILEGEKLNIATPTYKELYKSLITRTKE; this is encoded by the coding sequence ATGAAAATTTTAATCGTTGGAATTGGTGGAGTAGGTGGTTTTTTTGGAGGGAAATTGGCCCATAAATATCAGGATAATACAGATGTAGAAATTTTCTTTTTAGCCAGAGGAGCACATTTAAACCAAATTCAGAAGAACGGATTACGTATCAAACATCTGGGTGAAGAGCTTATATGTCACCCGGATAAAGCTTCAGATAATCCAAAGGATTTTGGTAAGGTGGATCTCATTATATACTGCACAAAAGCCTATGGGGTGGAAGCGGTGGCAGAACAACTCGTACCAAATATGCATGCGGGTACCAGAGTTTTGACTTTGCTGAATGGAGTAGATAGCTATGAAAAATTAGTTGACAAATACCCAGACCATAATGTGATTAATGGGTGTGTTTATATTTTATCAAGAATAGAGTCACCAGGAGTTATTGAGAATTTTGGACAGAAACATCAATTGTTTTTTGGGTATGACCATTCTAATATTTCAACATTGAAACCTTTGGAAGAAATATTTCAAAATGCCGGAATTACAGCTAAACTGACGGATTCAATATCAGAAATAACCTGGGCTAAGTTTATTTTCATTTCCGCTGTGGCTACTTCTACTTCATATTATGACATCGCCTTAGGAGAAATTCTGGCTGATCAAGATAAAAGAGCAGTTTTAGTTCAATTGATCAGGGAGGTAAAAGAAGTGGGGCTTAAAAAAGAAATCATCATTGCAGAGGATATTGAAAAAGATATTTTAAATAAACTTGAGAAGCTTCCATTTGAAACAACATCGTCTATGCAAAGAGATTTTAGGCAGCAAAAACAAACAGAAGTGCAGTCCTTGACGGAATATGTGATTTTGGAAGGAGAAAAATTAAATATTGCTACACCAACGTATAAAGAATTATATAAAAGTTTAATAACTCGAACGAAAGAATAA